A window from Moritella yayanosii encodes these proteins:
- a CDS encoding ion transporter: METKIKTDVKSNSDVNPFQIFMLILSLHVVVSSLLQLIFTFSSSVTEILTSVDNTICLFFFTDFIIRLYQADNKLQFMKWGWIDLLSSIPMVEQLQFIRIIRIARVLRSIQHIRSSKIMFKMIFEHRFKATFSLVAALSFVLLTFGSIGILLLEQGQVGSNINNGIDALWWSFVTITTVGYGDHYPVTTGGRIIAALLMTAGVGLFGTFTGFISSWFVDGDDLSTRQQASSTDALHGEISELKQDIAELKILIVQQSHNLDSK, from the coding sequence GTGGAAACCAAAATAAAAACTGACGTTAAAAGTAATAGTGATGTAAATCCCTTCCAGATCTTTATGCTGATCTTATCACTGCATGTTGTGGTCTCATCTCTACTGCAACTTATCTTTACCTTTTCAAGTAGCGTCACCGAAATATTAACAAGTGTGGACAACACTATTTGTTTATTCTTTTTCACTGACTTTATCATTCGCCTTTATCAAGCTGATAACAAACTACAGTTTATGAAATGGGGCTGGATTGACTTATTGTCTAGCATACCAATGGTCGAACAGCTGCAATTTATTCGCATCATTCGTATTGCTCGAGTGTTAAGATCTATCCAACATATCCGCTCATCAAAAATCATGTTCAAGATGATATTTGAGCATCGCTTTAAAGCCACCTTTTCATTAGTGGCAGCATTATCATTTGTCCTGCTAACCTTTGGTTCTATCGGTATTTTATTATTAGAACAAGGACAAGTAGGCAGTAACATCAACAACGGTATCGATGCGCTTTGGTGGTCATTCGTGACGATAACTACGGTTGGGTATGGCGATCATTACCCCGTGACAACAGGCGGACGTATCATTGCAGCGTTACTAATGACGGCTGGTGTCGGTTTATTCGGTACGTTTACAGGGTTCATTTCGTCATGGTTTGTTGATGGTGACGACCTGTCTACAAGACAACAAGCGTCAAGTACTGACGCATTACATGGCGAAATTTCTGAATTGAAGCAGGATATTGCTGAACTAAAAATATTGATTGTTCAGCAATCCCATAACCTTGATTCTAAATAA